From a single Candidatus Methylarchaceae archaeon HK02M2 genomic region:
- a CDS encoding 30S ribosomal protein S11 yields MTEIKEIWGIAHIYSSYNNTIVHITDLTGAETIAFSSGGMHVKAQRLESSPYAAMRSAAAASDKAKAKGITSIHIKVRAVGGTGPKTPGPGAQAAIRALARSGFKIGRIEDCTPIPHDTTRKPGGRRGRRA; encoded by the coding sequence ATGACAGAGATAAAAGAGATATGGGGCATAGCTCACATCTATAGCTCTTATAATAATACCATAGTACACATAACCGATTTAACAGGTGCTGAGACTATAGCTTTCAGCTCAGGAGGTATGCATGTGAAAGCACAAAGACTTGAATCCTCCCCCTATGCAGCCATGAGGTCTGCTGCTGCCGCCTCTGATAAAGCAAAAGCAAAGGGTATCACGTCTATTCATATCAAGGTCCGCGCAGTGGGAGGTACGGGTCCTAAAACTCCAGGACCGGGCGCTCAAGCTGCTATCAGAGCTTTAGCTCGTTCTGGCTTTAAAATAGGAAGGATAGAAGATTGCACACCCATACCCCACGATACAACAAGGAAACCTGGTGGTAGGAGAGGACGAAGAGCGTAA
- a CDS encoding 30S ribosomal protein S9 has protein sequence MSKHVKLYSGSRKTAKATANIQAGNGKIKINKVPVELITPKVARDVIVTPLLLVGDLRDKVDIDVKVKGGGFMSRSEAAAIAISRALVDWSKSSELKQSILEYNKHLLVGDPRRTEPKKFGGRGPRKRKQKSYR, from the coding sequence TTGAGTAAACATGTAAAGTTATATTCAGGTTCAAGGAAGACAGCAAAGGCTACAGCTAATATTCAAGCGGGGAATGGAAAAATTAAGATAAATAAAGTCCCTGTAGAGTTGATCACACCGAAAGTAGCTAGGGATGTAATAGTCACCCCATTACTATTAGTTGGAGATCTTCGCGATAAGGTAGACATAGATGTTAAGGTAAAGGGTGGAGGTTTCATGAGCAGATCAGAAGCGGCTGCTATTGCAATATCTCGAGCACTCGTAGATTGGAGCAAAAGCTCCGAATTAAAACAAAGTATACTCGAATATAATAAACATCTTTTAGTCGGAGACCCTAGGCGTACAGAGCCTAAAAAGTTTGGAGGCCGGGGTCCTAGAAAGAGAAAGCAGAAATCATACCGATGA
- a CDS encoding 30S ribosomal protein S4 has translation MGDPKKPRKKYTTPKMPWSSDQLSQELFLVGTYGLRNKHELWKAHTELSKIRKQARNLLAEPSEIRIKKEKELLSSLSRRGIINQKLSIDDVLDLTFESLLERRLQTIVWRKGIAISPYQARQMITHRHIIVDDRIVTRPGYMVKKDEEERIKLSDDSPLRKQMSIKDK, from the coding sequence ATGGGCGATCCTAAGAAACCTCGTAAAAAATATACCACTCCAAAGATGCCTTGGAGTAGCGATCAACTATCTCAAGAGCTTTTCCTCGTTGGGACGTATGGGTTAAGAAACAAACATGAATTATGGAAAGCACATACTGAACTTTCAAAGATAAGAAAGCAAGCAAGGAATCTTTTAGCCGAGCCGTCTGAGATAAGGATAAAAAAAGAGAAGGAACTTTTATCATCTCTCAGCAGAAGGGGGATAATAAATCAAAAGTTAAGCATCGATGATGTCCTTGATTTGACATTTGAAAGCCTCTTAGAGAGGCGCTTACAAACTATTGTATGGAGGAAAGGTATCGCTATAAGTCCTTACCAAGCTCGTCAGATGATAACCCATAGACACATAATTGTAGATGATAGAATCGTTACAAGGCCAGGTTACATGGTTAAAAAAGATGAAGAAGAAAGGATTAAATTAAGCGATGATAGCCCCTTAAGAAAGCAGATGTCAATAAAAGATAAGTGA
- a CDS encoding DNA-directed RNA polymerase subunit N encodes MLIPIRCFTCGSLIGDRYEEFTKRVKEGEEPGKVLDSMKIQRYCCRRMLLSNIDIIDRVLPYYEVLAERRAEFHLE; translated from the coding sequence TTGTTGATCCCTATTCGATGTTTTACATGTGGTTCATTGATTGGAGACAGATACGAGGAATTCACCAAGAGGGTGAAAGAGGGAGAAGAACCTGGCAAGGTCTTGGATAGCATGAAAATACAAAGATACTGTTGTAGAAGGATGCTTTTATCAAATATAGATATAATAGACCGTGTTTTGCCTTATTATGAAGTTCTTGCTGAAAGGCGTGCCGAATTTCATTTAGAATAA
- a CDS encoding DNA-directed RNA polymerase subunit D, giving the protein MVKLQILEHDEKKIKVIFNDIHRSYANAIRRFAICEVPSMAIDEVVVLENSSVMYDELIAHRLGLIPLKTDLARYFLPEDCDCQSALGCPKCRVLLVLDVEAGNTTRVVHSGDLRSEDEYIKPISDFIPIVKLAPRQAIKLEAYARLGKGKEHAKWQPATVSILKPISEEEGSYILYLESSGSLSASEILTKSIEILYKKLVEFNEKSKSVK; this is encoded by the coding sequence TTGGTTAAGTTGCAAATTTTAGAGCATGACGAAAAGAAGATCAAGGTGATATTCAATGACATTCATAGAAGTTATGCGAACGCGATACGCCGTTTTGCGATCTGCGAAGTTCCTTCAATGGCTATCGATGAAGTTGTCGTACTCGAGAACTCTTCTGTGATGTATGATGAACTCATAGCTCATAGACTTGGTTTGATTCCTCTTAAGACTGACTTAGCAAGATACTTTCTACCCGAAGATTGTGATTGTCAAAGTGCTCTTGGTTGCCCCAAATGCAGAGTACTTCTTGTTTTAGATGTAGAAGCGGGCAATACAACAAGAGTTGTACATTCTGGTGATTTAAGGTCTGAAGACGAATACATAAAGCCCATCAGTGATTTCATACCTATAGTAAAGCTTGCTCCTAGGCAAGCAATAAAACTTGAAGCATATGCTAGATTAGGAAAAGGAAAGGAACATGCAAAGTGGCAACCTGCAACGGTCTCCATCTTAAAGCCAATCTCTGAAGAAGAAGGCTCATACATTTTATATCTAGAGTCCTCAGGTTCATTATCAGCGAGCGAAATTTTAACAAAGTCTATTGAAATCTTATACAAAAAACTTGTAGAGTTTAATGAGAAGTCAAAGAGTGTGAAGTAA
- a CDS encoding 30S ribosomal protein S13, whose product MSEFKHIVRISGRSLDGTKIVAAGLADIKGIGYNLANSIVNVLKIDSRTRLGMLNDAQISEIQEYIKDPTKIGIPNFMLNHKKDPETGVDSHYIASDLDLVIKIEIDRERGLSSWRGLRHSLGLKVRGQRTRTCGRKGRAIGVRKRRL is encoded by the coding sequence ATGAGTGAATTTAAGCACATAGTTAGAATCAGTGGGAGGAGCCTAGATGGGACGAAGATTGTAGCAGCTGGCTTAGCAGATATCAAAGGAATAGGGTATAATTTAGCCAATAGTATAGTGAATGTTCTCAAGATAGATAGTAGAACAAGATTAGGAATGCTTAACGATGCACAAATTTCAGAAATTCAAGAGTATATTAAAGATCCGACAAAGATAGGGATTCCAAACTTCATGTTAAACCACAAGAAAGATCCAGAAACAGGCGTCGACTCTCACTATATTGCTTCAGACCTTGACCTAGTTATCAAGATTGAGATAGATCGTGAGAGGGGACTTTCGAGTTGGCGTGGTTTACGACACTCATTAGGTTTAAAGGTAAGAGGGCAACGTACAAGAACTTGTGGAAGGAAAGGCAGAGCTATCGGCGTAAGAAAAAGAAGATTGTAA
- a CDS encoding 50S ribosomal protein L13 codes for MAVNDKERKMIVVDAQGHIAGRLASHIAKSLLKGNRIVVINAEKILLSGSKYSIINEYLERLEIGSVINPKHGPLHPRRPDTIFTKMIRGMLPYRKAKGLEALKRLRVYINTPEYYKPIEKTIFEKGLATKPLSFYLTLGEVASRLGWKSDID; via the coding sequence TTGGCGGTTAATGATAAGGAGAGAAAAATGATAGTTGTTGATGCTCAAGGGCACATCGCTGGAAGGCTAGCCTCTCATATAGCCAAATCCTTACTGAAAGGTAATCGTATTGTTGTAATAAATGCCGAAAAAATCCTATTATCAGGTAGTAAGTATAGTATCATTAATGAATATTTAGAAAGATTGGAGATTGGTAGTGTAATAAATCCTAAGCATGGCCCCCTCCATCCAAGGAGGCCCGATACGATATTCACAAAGATGATTCGTGGGATGTTACCATACCGTAAAGCTAAAGGTTTAGAGGCTTTGAAAAGGTTAAGAGTGTATATCAATACACCAGAATATTACAAGCCTATTGAAAAGACCATATTCGAAAAAGGTTTGGCTACGAAACCCTTATCTTTTTATTTGACATTAGGAGAGGTCGCTTCAAGGCTGGGTTGGAAGAGTGATATAGATTGA
- a CDS encoding 50S ribosomal protein L18e, with the protein MSRIDNIVLDNVKYHLRQAYKKSQAPIWYATLKYLSKSSSMRPSVNIGKISKLTKEGDLVLVPGKVLGGGVITHKITVGAYSFSEKAFWKIQKAGGNALGLVEFIKNFPEGKRGILIGG; encoded by the coding sequence TTGAGTAGAATCGATAATATTGTTTTAGATAATGTAAAATATCATTTAAGGCAAGCATATAAGAAGAGTCAAGCTCCTATTTGGTACGCTACTTTGAAGTATTTATCGAAGTCGAGTTCAATGAGGCCGTCTGTAAATATAGGAAAGATTTCTAAACTTACGAAAGAGGGGGATCTGGTGCTAGTTCCAGGGAAGGTTCTTGGGGGCGGTGTAATTACACATAAAATAACTGTAGGAGCATATAGCTTTTCGGAAAAAGCTTTTTGGAAAATTCAAAAAGCAGGAGGCAATGCTTTAGGTTTGGTCGAGTTCATAAAAAATTTCCCCGAAGGTAAAAGGGGGATTCTGATTGGCGGTTAA